A single window of Aspergillus flavus chromosome 4, complete sequence DNA harbors:
- a CDS encoding C6 transcription factor (Acr-2), producing MDNSCYTCRRRRIECEMSEPPCKKCKKAGLECYIKRPLRWVEGAAFRAKKKASSTKDASVSATKFALNATRRDGSCARDINNCESIANGDAVVYGGDVLEPRNNFVDDVPVNPDDPYASNLDKVSKYYIYYYSKCVCKLFVMYDSKRNPLRNLIPAALSNSVLLTSIIALSSRHMANGDQSFYELGTSTLPALTDAHYNALWFKYKAIQSLSHALNDANSYKQDTLVAGAFLLIFLDLLESGSDKWNIHLEGVKKLITQIQPSMESQTGTEQGLGDTVEGIRKFIIRQIYLIDTLGATYTRPRLLSNTPYQGPTTPLQMRLDQSYIGCPEFLLDALRSFSICRDMLAGSHPLDKGLQLYIENVSTVLDLTRSFDCRAWASDITQLHTHSTQDTTMLSMMAESYKAGALIYGRRVLDALTGNMTPLSDLVRELITIIEAMRCDEALFKCILWPMFVAGLESRQQDQRDFVIGCLEKFWFETKCINVVNAANILKRFWRMEDTQQTLSSQWIFNIGQLGRDWLLI from the exons ATGGACAACTCTTGTTACACTTGTCGCCGCAGACGCATCGAATGCGAGATGTCCGAGCCACCTTGCAAGAAATGTAAAAAGGCCGGACTGGAATGCTATATAAAAAGGCCTCTCCGGTGGGTCGAAGGTGCAGCCTTTAGGGCTAAGAAGAAAGCTTCTTCGACAAAGGATGCATCCGTCTCTGCCACAAAGTTCGCCCTAAACGCAACCAGGAGAGATGGTTCATGCGCCAGGGATATAAATAATTGCGAGTCAATAGCCAATGGTGATGCTGTGGTGTATGGTGGGGATGTCCTTG AGCCTCGTAATAATTTTGTCGACGATGTGCCAGTAAATCCGGATGACCCTTACGCTTCAAACTTAGACAAGGTTTCTAAATATTACATATACTATT ATAGCAAATGCGTATGCAAGCTGTTCGTCATGTATGACAGCAAGAGGAACCCTTTAAGAAATCTAATACCCGCTGCATTGAGCAACTCGGTGTTATTAACGTCTATTATTGCGCTCTCATCACGCCATATGGCTAATGGAGACCAATCGTTCTATGAACTGGGAACATCAACCCTTCCCGCATTAACTGACGCGCACTACAATGCTCTTTGGTTCAAATATAAAGCTATACAATCGCTATCGCATGCTCTGAACGATGCAAATTCCTATAAACAGGATACACTGGTCGCGGGCGCATTTCTACTGATTTTTTTGGATCTCTTGGAGTCTGGGAGTGACAAGTGGAACATTCATCTAGAAGGCGTCAAGAAATTGATAACTCAGATTCAACCATCCATGGAATCACAAACAGGTACTGAGCAGGGTCTTGGGGATACTGTCGAAGGGATACGTAAGTTTATCATAAGACAGATCTACTT AATTGACACACTCGGGGCGACATATACACGTCCTCGGCTGTTATCTAACACGCCCTACCAGGGGCCGACAACACCCCTTCAGATGCGTCTTGATCAGTCCTATATAGGGTGTCCAGAGTTTCTATTAGATGCTCTGCGATCTTTCTCAATATGCAGGGACATGCTGGCAGGTTCACATCCCCTCGACAAGGGCCTGCAATTATATATTGAAAATGTCAGCACAGTACTTGACCTGACCCGAAGCTTTGACTGCCGAGCCTGGGCATCAGATATAACACAACTACATACCCATTCTACACAGGATACAACTATGCTCTCAATGATGGCAGAGTCATATAAAGCTGGTGCACTCATATACGGCAGACGCGTTTTAGATGCTCTTACTGGAAACATGACACCTCTCAGTGACTTGGTACGTGAATTGATTACTATCATCGAGGCCATGAGGTGCGACGAGGCTTTATTTAAATGTATACTCTGGCCTATGTTTGTGGCAGGCTTAGAATCGCGACAACAAGACCAACGGGACTTTGTCATTGGTTGTCTGGAGAAATTCTGGTTCGAGACGAAATGTATCAATGTGGTTAATGCCGCGAATATTCTGAAGAGGTTCTGGAGGATGGAAGATACCCAGCAGACATTGTCTTCGCAGTGGATATTCAACATCGGGCAATTGGGACGCGACTGGCTTCTTATATAG
- a CDS encoding Mss4-like protein: MPTGSCLCQTVKYEYDVEPLSKAVCHCLTCRKLSSGSSANLLIPESHFRITSGSPKTYSMTHESGMNLTTRFCENCGSLLYKTGDREGFEGAVIVLAGTLDNTEDFEKAKPEAEFFVKHRVGWWPGLGFATQLKEFE; encoded by the exons ATGCCAACCGGATCCTGCCTCTGCCAAACAGTCAAATACGAGTATGACGTGGAGCCCCTCTCAAAG GCCGTCTGTCACTGCCTAACCTGCCGCAAGCTCAGCAGCGGCAGCTCAGCGAACCTCCTGATCCCTGAAAGCCATTTCCGCATCACATCTGGTTCCCCCAAAACTTACTCAATGACCCATGAGAGCGGCATGAACTTGACGACGCGTTTCTGCGAGAACTGTGGAAGCTTGTTATACAAAACCGGTGATCGCGAGGGATTTGAAGGAGCGGTCATTGTTTTAGCTGGAACGCTGGATAACACAGAGGATTTTGAGAAGGCTAAGCCTGAGGCGGAGTTCTTTGTTAAGCATCGGGTGGGATGGTGGCCTGGTTTGGGCTTTGCGACGCAGTTGAAGGAGTTTGAGTAA
- a CDS encoding UMTA methyltransferase family protein (unnamed protein product): protein EEDFSPTDSALGSTGTQSYATSLLSEVRNYKYENGRRYHSYREGQCVLPNDEQEQDREDLLHHVRNLHFSGDLFHAPIPEDVENVFDIGTGTGIWAIDFADTHPNARVIGTDLSPIQPAWVPPNLEFFVDDVEADWTFKRDYFDFIRACDLAGSIADWPKLLRQAYSHMKPGGWLELSDFEMEHFSDDDTLDLAPSLGEWFRLLIEASSRFNRPMKVAADHQRNMIDAGFTDVKEKIYKFPMGPWAKEKRLKEAGRFHREVMVMSLESYALALCTRVLGWSPVEVAVFLASVRNELRDPRVHIYGKFHVVWGRRP from the exons gaggaggatttCTCACCGACGGATTCCGCGCTTGGCAGCACCGGCACCCAAAGTTACGCCACGTCCCTGCTTTCCGAAGTGAGAAACTACAAGTACGAGAATGGCCGTCGATACCACTCCTACCGCGAAGGGCAGTGTGTGCTGCCAAACGACGAACAAGAGCAAGATCGCGAGGACCTATTACACCACGTTCGCAATCTGCATTTCAGTGGAGATCTCTTTCACGCCCCGATCCCAGAGGATGTTGAGAACGTTTTCGACATTGGCACCGGAACAG gtATCTGGGCCATCGACTTCGCAGACACACACCCCAACGCCCGAGTAATCGGCACCGATCTCAGCCCCATCCAACCCGCCTGGGTCCCTCCAAACCTCGAATTCTTCGTCGACGACGTCGAAGCCGACTGGACTTTCAAACGAGATTACTTCGACTTCATCCGTGCATGCGACCTTGCCGGTTCGATCGCCGACTGGCCGAAACTGCTGCGCCAGGCATATTCACACATGAAGCCAGGTGGATGGTTGGAACTATCCGACTTTGAGATGGAACATTTCTCTGACGATGACACACTCGATCTGGCGCCCTCACTGGGCGAGTGGTTCAGACTGTTGATTGAGGCAAGCTCGAGGTTTAACCGGCCAATGAAGGTGGCGGCCGACCATCAGAGAAATATGATAGACGCAGGGTTCACCGAtgtgaaggaaaagatctACAAG TTCCCGATGGGTCCCTGGGCTAAAGAAAAGCGATTAAAAGAAGCCGGTCGGTTCCATCGCGAAGTCATGGTTATGAGTCTTGAGTCGTATGCTCTTGCGCTTTGTACAAGGGTTCTCGGCTGGTCCCCGGTGGAGGTAGCAGTTTTCTTGGCCTCTGTGCGGAATGAGTTGAGAGATCCTAGGGTGCATATCTATGGGAAGTTTCATGTTGTGTGGGGAAGGAGGCCG
- a CDS encoding putative GPI anchored glyco protein, whose protein sequence is MRAQALLSFAIMASTATAIANETATIIFTEMDSVDLVGKVIGTDGLLTTYVINCNPKPPKQNFYQVGDCVSSSHGWTVTAGPSTMRVAFDDPEATMIEACTLHDSTSLNCDITMDYGSSTDVESDGGTTAPASDFYRTVTITGTEIASGSASAQTSPTAGRATATTTGTASATAAAGESGSGAQKAAANTASSTAGASQSTNAAMAQVTGNARWAVGGAAAMAAIAMVLE, encoded by the exons ATGCGTGCTCAAGCCCTACTTTCATTTGCCATCATGGCTTCTACTGCTACGGCCATCGCCAATGAAACTGCCACCATCATATTCACCGAAATGGACAGCGTCGATCTAGTGGGAAAGGTCATTGGCACT GACGGTCTCTTAACCACATACGTAATCAATTGCAACCCGAAGCCCCCCAAACAAAATTTCTACCAGGTTGGAGATTGTGTCAGCTCATCACACGGCTGGACCGTCACCGCTGGTCCATCCACCATGCGTGTTGCCTTTGATGACCCGGAAGC TACCATGATAGAGGCATGCACTCTCCACGACTCCACCTCCCTCAACTGCGACATAACTATGGATTATGGTTCTTCTACCGATGTAGAGTCCGATGGTGGCACCACCGCCCCAGCCAGTGACTTCTATCGGACCGTGACCATCACCGGCACTGAGATCGCTTCCGGATCCGCTTCTGCACAGACTTCTCCTACCGCCGGTCGTGCTACTGCTACGACTACTGGCACCGCGTCTGCCACTGCCGCCGCTGGGGAGTCGGGGAGTGGGGCGCAGAAAGCGGCAGCGAATACAGCATCCTCAACAGCAGGAGCTAGCCAGAGCACCAATGCGGCTATGGCGCAGGTGACAGGCAATGCTAGGTGGGCTGTTGGTGGCGctgcagccatggcagcGATCGCTATGGTTTTAGAGTGA
- a CDS encoding putative cyanamide hydratase: protein MSNLRSISKPLLTMSPTRAAQVEEYGWTAVSCDPQQRAATNPPTKPSVPQLVKDTTLPDTPLVKDAIEYVKAELPAHTFNHSMRVYYYGLAIARQHFPEWKFSDETWLLTCLFHDIGTIDKYTQDVFMSFDIYGGIVALNVLTEKGAPAPQAESVAEAIIRHQDPVKVGTIHSIGLLIQLATQFDNLGAHKEYVHPDTVEDVNQHYPRRQWSKCFSSKLREEIGLKPWCHTTAEGEGFPIGIENNTLMEPYDGRF from the exons ATGTCTAACCTCAGAAGTATATCGAAACCTCTTCTTACCATGTCACCCACCAGAGCAGCTCAAGTCGAAGAATACGGTTGGACAGCGGTGTCCTGCGACCCTCAGCAGCGAGCTGCTACTAACCCACCTACCAAGCCTTCTGTTCCCCAGTTGGTCAAAGATACAACTCTTCCCGATACTCCTCTAGTCAAAGATGCCATAGAATATGTTAAGGCAGAGCTACCCGCTCACACTTTTAACCACAGCATGCGTGTCTACTATTATG GCCTTGCAATCGCCAGACAACACTTCCCAGAATGGAAGTTCAGCGATGAAACCTGGCTTCTCACCTGCCTCTTCCACGACATCGGCACTATCGACAAGTACACCCAAGACGTCTTTATGTCCTTCGACATCTACGGTGGAATTGTCGCTCTGAACGTCCTCACGGAGAAAGGTGCCCCAGCACCCCAGGCTGAAAGTGTCGCAGAAGCCATCATCCGTCATCAGGATCCGGTGAAAGTTGGGACTATTCATTCCATCGGCTTACTTATTCAGCTTGCTACGCAGTTTG ACAACCTTGGTGCCCACAAGGAGTATGTCCACCCTGATACTGTGGAAGATGTGAACCAGCATTATCCGCGTCGTCAGTGGTCGAAGTGCTTCTCGAGTAAGCTGAGGGAGGAAATTGGGCTCAAGCCTTGGTGCCATACTACTGCGGAGGGCGAGGGGTTCCCTATTGGGATCGAGAACAACACTTTGATGGAGCCTTATGATGGACGCTTCTAG
- a CDS encoding ankyrin repeat-containing protein, translating into MRSKVHHICNRKGKEKEKQESELPSSLAPAIVDPQEQADSEPAVKPPIIEVQSIGEASASGAILDESTLPEPLSLQTCGEDDNREQIKPETPERPQNAKRDLWHEAYVRLAPELQENLKSLGFDQQSPEPVKQRIEGVLAEAKRQRDKCEEKDWIIKVGDHEIKVRDTAVQIIGWVTKIGDLAVGFAQPAEGPWSVIKLLLGGIEVYDKEKGSLLSIVENVTRVIYSGQIYKSIYKLDKAGVEPTSRLYDVLVELYNFILELVIKSTDVSSNTAVQFLKSVFDPKKASDMLCTLRDHESRLADAVRVCEATAQANLDSLLRIKLEDAHMALVGVTHRIENVVQRMDDQERDKLLSWISDIKYGNHHDHVVERRTPETGTWLIRHETFREWRDSASSGILWLRGYPGTGKTFLTSHVIDHTSANSTCTQNQDFAFFYCYREEELRRKSLHVLRCFVRQLAGPLSDCQSVRISLQEAWRAAKDRGSDLNLDACKAQLLSSFNLYSKTIIVLDALDEVAVNERRQLIRVLDELDSQSTSTVKVFIASRPDGDISFQFASKPNVQIRAADNMEDIDKFIDIRKALLSGCDNMFQWAALHLAQIEQLAGDEDSIYYALNHLPRGLEKTYDQIYGQIQQLAPPTRQKVQNALMWVMFANRPLRSDELLAAIRMNVETGDINLLVVDSKKYVWRLSHLSVVEYFERRQTLLDRPARFNCGSVCLSFLIEAYGKLNDHSASVHPSSSAVTVFPGDKLDINNPFHQYAKQHWPVHFRNNVPDDHSKRILKRFLGSPQESSPYFRHWIQYIFKHQDSFELPYGNGRVSQDDLELIDTPVLAMAWLGLYHPLQEWWEDEHIDLLLENNRGETLIAIAVRVRCEPLCKKLVSRLPKDQRTRGCGCALIIAAKQGDENLVRFLVQEGNANVNLVARGFTTALCEACVIGALNIVKYLVEEAQGSVDVRTECDNYISALAAACHSDSASRLELVKYLLEEAGAVVDPPLVSGLANSALGIASSIGPLDLVKYLVEKGNADVNLQLEGWRCSHGTALAAVIRRRLEIIKYLVTEVHADVNQQLRFGHTNTALTTAVETGSRDIVQLLVEEGNANINLQFTCGGDRNFGSTLEYAIAYSSLIGTDILMYLVSQGIADVNIKPNPLGRAICLEDQQSVQILLSAGASVDFRWNNGSLLRVPNSNLKQIQYSGGGRAEVVDMLRKADPDQWNDEAVEQIPWPKPIELSLNFTMLMFA; encoded by the exons ATGAGATCTAAAGTCCACCATATCTGCAATcgcaagggcaaggagaaggaaaagcaagaaTCCGAATTACCATCCTCTCTTGCGCCGGCCATCGTCGATCCCCAAGAACAGGCAGACAGCGAGCCTGCTGTGAAGCCTCCCATTATCGAGGTGCAAAGTATTGGTGAAGCTTCAGCTAGTGGAGCTATTCTGGATGAGTCAACGCTGCCCGagcctctttctcttcagaCATGCGGCGAAGATGATAATCGCGAACAGATCAAACCTGAGACTCCGGAACGACCCCAAAATGCTAAACGTGACTTGTGGCACGAGGCCTATGTAAGGCTGGCTCCCGAGCTTCAAGAGAACCTGAAAAGCCTTGGCTTTGATCAGCAGAGTCCTGAACCTGTGAAGCAGCGGATAGAAGGCGTCCTAGCTGAAGCCAAAAGGCAACGGGACAAATgtgaagagaaagattgGATCATCAAGGTTGGAGATCATGAGATCAAAGTTCGCGATACAGCGGTGCAGATAATCGGGTGGGTTACAAAGATCGGAGACCTTGCTGTTGGATTCGCTCAGCCAGCAGAAGGGCCCTGGTCCGTGATCAAGCTTCTTCTAGGT GGCATCGAAGTCTatgacaaagaaaagggttCCTTGCTTTCTATTGTAGAAAACGTTACCCGTGTGATATATTCCGGCCAGATTTACAAGTCTATCTACAAGTTGGATAAAGCCGGAGTGGAGCCTACTAGTCGACTCTATGATGTTCTGGTGGAGCTTTACAACTTTATATTGGAGCTGGTGATCAAGTCAACCGACGTTTCCTCTAACACGGCTGTCCAATTTCTAAAATCTGTGTTCGATCCAAAAAAAGCATCAGATATGCTGTGTACCTTGAGAGACCACGAATCTAGGCTTGCGGATGCCGTTCGTGTATGTGAGGCTACGGCTCAGGCGAACCTGGATTCTCTCCTACGAATAAAACTTGAGGATGCTCACATGGCACTAGTCGGTGTTACTCATCGAATTGAAAACGTAGTGCAGCGAATGGACGATCAAGAGCGGGACAAGTTACTTTCCTGGATATCAGACATAAAGTACGGCAATCACCATGACCACGTagtggaaagaagaacacccGAAACCGGAACGTGGCTGATACGACATGAAACATTCCGCGAATGGAGGGATTCGGCTTCATCTGGCATACTGTGGCTTCGAGGATATC CTGGCACCGGTAAAACGTTCCTTACATCTCACGTCATTGACCACACCTCTGCAAATTCTACCTGCACTCAGAACCAGgactttgccttcttctacTGTTACAGAGAAGAGGAATTACGGAGAAAGTCACTGCACGTGCTTCGATGCTTCGTTCGGCAGCTTGCTGGTCCCTTGAGCGACTGTCAATCGGTACGGATCAGTCTTCAAGAGGCATGGAGGGCTGCCAAGGATAGGGGATCCGACCTAAACCTTGATGCATGTAAAGCCCAGTTACTTTCATCCTTCAACCTATACTCAAAGACTATCATTGTGCTAGATGCTTTAGATGAAGTTGCTGTCAATGAACGACGCCAATTGATACGAGTGCTTGATGAGCTTGACTCACAGTCCACGAGCACGGTCAAAGTCTTCATTGCGAGTCGACCTGATGGAGATATTTCGTTCCAATTTGCGTCGAAGCCTAATGTGCAGATTAGGGCTGCAGACAACATGGAGGACATTGACAAATTT ATTGACATTAGGAAGGCTCTTTTAAGTGGTTGTGACAATAT GTTTCAGTGGGCAGCTCTTCACCTCGCCCAGATTGAGCAGCTAGCTGGCGACGAAGATTCCATTTATTATGCTCTTAACCATCTTCCACGAGGATTGGAAAAGACATATGACCAGATCTACGGCCAAATACAACAGCTGGCACCGCCAACCAGGCAAAAAGTACAGAATGCCCTCATGTGGGTGATGTTCGCTAATCGCCCACTGAGGAGTGATGAACTTCTGGCTGCTATCCGCATGAATGTCGAGACGGGCGACATAAA TCTCCTTGTAGTTGATTCCAAGAAGTATGTGTGGAGATTGTCCCATCTTTCTGTTGTTGAGTATTTCGAACGTCGCCAGACCTTGCTGGACCGACCGGCTCGCTTCAATTGTGGCAGTGTTTGCTTGTCATTTCTCATCGAGGCTTATGGCAAATTGAATGACCATTCTGCTTCAGTTCATCCGAGCTCATCAGCGGTGACGGTATTCCCTGGCGACAAGCTGGACATCAATAACCCGTTCCACCAATATGCCAAGCAACATTGGCCTGTGCATTTTCGCAACAATGTGCCAGATGATCACTCGAAGAGGATATTAAAGAGATTCCTCGGTTCACCACAGGAAAGCAGCCCATACTTTCGACATTGGatacaatatatatttaagcACCAAGACTCCTTCGAATTACCGTATGGTAATGGGAGAGTGTCCCAGGATGATCTAGAGCTCATTGACACACCGGTCCTTGCTATGGCATGGCTCGGACTGTATCACCCACTTCAGGAGTGGTGGGAAGACGAGCACATTGACCTGTTGCTCGAAAACAATAGGGGAGAAACCTTGATTGCTATAGCTGTTCGCGTGCGTTGTGAACCCTTATGCAAAAAGCTTGTATCCAGATTGCCCAAAGACCAGCGTACAAGGGGCTGTGGATGTGCTCTTATTATAGCAGCCAAACAAGGGGACGAGAACCTCGTAAGGTTTCTAGTCCAGGAGGGAAATGCAAATGTCAACTTAGTGGCACGCGGCTTTACAACCGCTCTTTGTGAGGCATGCGTGATAGGAGCGCTGAATATTGTCAAATATCTAGTGGAGGAAGCACAGGGCAGTGTTGATGTTCGAACAGAATGCGATAACTACATCAGTGCACTTGCTGCTGCATGCCATAGTGACTCTGCTAGCAGGCTGGAGCTTGTGAAATATCTATTGGAGGAAGCAGGTGCGGTGGTCGATCCACCGCTAGTGTCTGGCCTTGCAAACAGCGCACTTGGCATCGCGTCCAGTATAGGGCCACTAGATCTTGTCAAATATCTAGTGGAGAAGGGTAATGCTGATGTCAACTTACAATTAGAAGGCTGGCGTTGTTCACATGGCACCGCACTAGCCGCGGTAATCAGACGGAGATTGGAGATTATCAAGTATCTAGTGACCGAGGTGCATGCTGACGTCAACCAGCAGCTCCGGTTTGGACACACCAACACCGCACTTACCACGGCTGTTGAGACGGGGTCAAGGGATATTGTCCAGCTCCTCGTGGAAGAGGGAAATGCTAATATAAACTTGCAGTTTACCTGCGGTGGCGATAGAAACTTCGGCAGTACCCTTGAGTATGCTATAGCATACTCCAGCTTAATCGGTACGGACATTCTAATGTATCTGGTATCACAAGGAATTGCAGATGTGAATATCAAGCCCAATCCATTAGGTCGTGCAATCTGCCTTGAAGATCAACAAAGTGTTCAGATTTTGCTCTCAGCTGGAGCATCAGTGGACTTCAGATGGAATAACGGATCACTTTTAAGGGTCCCGAATTCCAATCTAAAGCAGATCCAGTATAGCGGTGGGGGTAGAGCGGAGGTAGTTGATATGCTACGAAAAGCGGATCCTGATCAGTGGAATGATGAAGCTGTAGAGCAAATACCTTGGCCGAAGCCCATAGAGCTATCATTAAATTTCACCATGTTGATGTTTGCATAA